In a single window of the Novosphingobium sp. IK01 genome:
- a CDS encoding HU family DNA-binding protein → MRFTARKSGVRPHPEFWRNATMNTTELVDAVAASQGIAKAEVRKTVDAVFAAIAEAAAKGEEISLNAFGKFKVKDVPAREGRNPSTGEPIQIAASRKLSFAPAKALKDKLNG, encoded by the coding sequence ATGCGATTTACAGCGCGCAAATCTGGCGTTAGGCCCCACCCAGAATTTTGGAGAAACGCTACCATGAACACTACTGAACTTGTCGATGCCGTCGCCGCCAGCCAGGGCATTGCCAAGGCCGAAGTGCGCAAGACGGTCGACGCCGTGTTTGCCGCGATCGCGGAAGCCGCTGCCAAGGGCGAAGAAATCTCGCTGAACGCATTCGGCAAGTTCAAGGTCAAGGACGTGCCGGCCCGCGAAGGCCGCAACCCCTCGACCGGCGAACCGATCCAGATCGCTGCTTCGCGCAAGCTCAGCTTCGCGCCCGCCAAGGCGCTGAAGGACAAGCTGAACGGCTGA